In Notolabrus celidotus isolate fNotCel1 chromosome 22, fNotCel1.pri, whole genome shotgun sequence, one genomic interval encodes:
- the LOC117806130 gene encoding protein delta homolog 1: protein MHLTAVIILVVVIGISKGWDCRARCNTENGFCEKPGKCRCKPGWQGENCDQCVPFPGCLHGKCERAWQCVCEEGWVGSLCDQDTRLCSSRPCAGNATCIETGEGGYLCICPQGYTGESCQLRRGLCHTNSSPCQNGGTCTDADGSAGFSSCLCPHGFYGDSCEISIDSCQPNPCLNGGNCTNHGLAFTCVCPHGFAGFTCNDTSSLLPCAGKPCTNKGTCVGQPDGTFRCVCQKWFTGPTCSLQHRPKARPKPVSTRPMDHRVFAMTPQHYSLPAHTFHKLLRPPERDLLKITLKETVHSPGLLVTHGQLICFGMLALLTCLVILGTTGIVFFGRCETWMANAKYSQLVRQQREHLLREAGTASQEEPEHSVNIILPEKIRLTSFGRHYTSI from the exons ATGCACCTCACAGCGGTCATCATACTTGTGGTCGTGATAGGAATCTCAAAAG GTTGGGATTGCAGAGCACGGTGCAACACAGAAAATGGGTTCTGTGAGAAACCAGGGAAGTGCAG GTGCAAACCAGGTTGGCAAGGAGAGAACTGTGACCAGTGCGTGCCCTTCCCTGGATGCCTGCACGGAAAATGTGAGAGGGCATGGCAGTGCGTCTGCGAGGAGGGCTGGGTGGGCAGCCTATGTGACCAAG ACACTCGTCTGTGCTCATCCCGGCCTTGTGCTGGAAATGCCACCTGCATAGAGACAGGAGAAGGGGGATACCTGTGCATCTGTCCACAAGGCTACACAGGAGAGAGCTGCCAACTGAGGAGAGGActctgccacacaaacag CTCTCCTTGTCAGAATGGAGGCACATGTACAGATGCTGATGGCTCAGCAGGTTTCTCTTCCTGTTTATGTCCCCATGGATTTTACGGAGACTCTTGTGAGATCAGCATTGACAGCTGCCAGCCTAACCCCTGCCTCAACGGTGGCAACTGTACAAACCATGGCCTGGCCTTTACATGTGTCTGTCCGCATGGCTTTGCCGGCTTCACTTGTAATGACACCAGCAGCCTCTTACCGTGTGCAGGGAAGCCCTGCACCAACAAGGGCACGTGTGTTGGTCAACCAGATGGAACCTTCCGGTGTGTTTGCCAGAAATGGTTTACAGGTCCCACATGTTCTCTGCAGCACAGACCGAAGGCAAGGCCCAAACCGGTTAGCACCAGGCCTATGGACCACAGAGTGTTTGCTATGACTCCGCAGCACTACTCTCTTCCTGCTCACACCTTCCACAAGCTCCTCCGACCTCCAGAGAGAGACCTGCTCAAGATCACGCTGAAGGAGACCGTGCACTCTCCCGGCCTCCTCGTCACCCATGGTCAGCTCATCTGCTTTGGGATGTTGGCCCTGCTCACTTGCCTGGTTATACTTGGAACTACaggtattgttttttttggccGCTGTGAGACATGGATGGCTAATGCCAAGTACAGCCAGCTTGTGCGACAGCAAAGGGAACACCTGCTCAGAGAAGCTGGAACTGCGAGCCAGGAGGAGCCAGAACACTCAGTAAATATCATCCTGCCGGAGAAGATTAGACTCACAAGCTTTGGGAGACACTACACCTCCATATGA